Proteins encoded together in one Micromonospora kangleipakensis window:
- a CDS encoding glycosyltransferase family 4 protein: MRIVVAHNRYREAQPSGENTIVDAEIAQLAAAGVEVLPFIRSSDEIPTMPKAAKALLPISPIYAPKAQQELSRLLTERRPDVLHLHNPYPLLSPWVVRTAHKHGVPVVQTVHNYRQVCSSGLYFRDGVICQDCRGRALGVPAIVHRCYRGSRAQSALMATTLAVHRPTWKSVDRFIALTTAVADHLRDYGIPDERIVVKPNAIPDPGPPAPLGEGFLFLGRLSPEKGLDLLLEAWRRHPDGALGPLRIAGDGELRPLVEAAAAERADVTFLGPLDRAGVRAALDASAVVLATSTWHDVLPTVIIEALASGRPVLGTALGGIPYLVGADTPREPAGTGPAAVASAVPGDGRVAPPAGIEAGEAGWVVAPEPAALAAALPVARAGAAALAPAARARYERTFHPDVVTKQLIDIYAGVARTPTPA, from the coding sequence GTGAGAATCGTGGTGGCGCACAACCGGTACCGGGAAGCCCAGCCCTCCGGCGAGAACACCATCGTCGACGCGGAGATCGCCCAGCTCGCCGCGGCCGGGGTGGAGGTGCTGCCGTTCATCCGCAGCTCCGATGAGATCCCGACGATGCCGAAGGCGGCGAAGGCGCTGCTGCCGATCTCGCCGATCTACGCCCCGAAGGCCCAGCAGGAGCTCAGCCGCCTGCTCACCGAGCGCCGGCCGGACGTGCTGCACCTGCACAACCCGTACCCGCTGCTCTCGCCCTGGGTGGTGCGGACCGCGCACAAGCACGGCGTGCCCGTGGTGCAGACGGTGCACAACTACCGCCAGGTCTGCTCCTCCGGGCTGTACTTCCGCGACGGCGTGATCTGCCAGGACTGCCGGGGCCGGGCGCTGGGCGTGCCGGCGATCGTGCACCGCTGCTACCGGGGGTCCCGGGCGCAGAGCGCGTTGATGGCCACCACGCTCGCCGTGCACCGCCCGACCTGGAAGTCCGTCGACCGGTTCATCGCGCTCACCACGGCGGTCGCCGACCACCTGCGTGACTACGGCATCCCGGACGAGCGGATCGTGGTCAAGCCGAACGCCATCCCCGACCCGGGCCCGCCCGCCCCGCTCGGGGAGGGCTTCCTCTTCCTCGGCCGGCTCTCCCCCGAGAAGGGGCTGGACCTGCTGCTGGAGGCGTGGCGACGGCACCCGGACGGGGCGCTCGGCCCGCTGCGGATCGCCGGGGACGGCGAGCTGCGCCCGCTGGTCGAGGCGGCGGCCGCCGAACGCGCCGACGTCACCTTCCTCGGTCCGCTGGACCGTGCCGGGGTACGCGCCGCGCTGGACGCCAGCGCGGTGGTGCTGGCGACCTCGACCTGGCACGACGTACTGCCGACCGTGATCATCGAGGCGCTGGCCAGCGGCCGTCCGGTGCTCGGCACCGCGCTCGGCGGCATCCCGTACCTGGTCGGCGCGGACACCCCCCGCGAGCCCGCCGGCACCGGCCCGGCCGCCGTCGCCTCCGCCGTCCCCGGGGACGGCCGGGTCGCCCCGCCGGCCGGGATCGAGGCGGGCGAGGCCGGCTGGGTGGTGGCCCCGGAGCCGGCCGCGCTGGCCGCCGCCCTGCCCGTGGCGCGGGCCGGCGCCGCCGCGCTGGCTCCCGCCGCCCGCGCCCGCTACGAGCGCACCTTCCACCCCGACGTGGTCACCAAGCAGCTCATCGACATCTACGCCGGCGTCGCCCGCACCCCGACTCCCGCCTGA
- a CDS encoding Fpg/Nei family DNA glycosylase: protein MPELPEVEALAGYLRERAVGRRVDRVEVAAISALKTYDPAPSAVAGRPVVDAGRHGKFLDVIFDGGLHLVVHLARAGWLHYREAFPSTAPLRPGKGPVALRVRLDDGSGFDLTEAGTQKKLAAYLMTDPAQVPGVAKLGPDALRADLATFAERLRSRRGQVKGVLTDQSVLAGVGNAYSDEILHAAKLSPFAITDRLTDDQLATLHAATRTVLGDAVRRSMGQRAAELKGEKRSGLKVHARTGLPCPVCGDTVREVSFADSSLQYCPTCQTGGKPLADRRLSRLVR, encoded by the coding sequence ATGCCCGAACTACCGGAGGTGGAAGCGCTCGCCGGATATCTGCGTGAGCGTGCGGTGGGGCGCAGGGTCGACCGGGTCGAGGTCGCCGCGATCAGCGCCCTGAAGACGTACGACCCGGCGCCGAGCGCGGTCGCCGGCCGGCCGGTGGTCGACGCCGGCCGGCACGGCAAGTTCCTCGACGTGATCTTCGACGGCGGCCTGCACCTGGTGGTGCACCTGGCCCGGGCCGGCTGGCTGCACTACCGGGAGGCGTTCCCGTCCACCGCGCCGCTGCGCCCCGGCAAGGGCCCGGTCGCCCTGCGGGTACGCCTCGACGACGGCTCCGGCTTCGACCTGACCGAGGCCGGCACGCAGAAGAAGCTGGCCGCGTACCTGATGACCGACCCGGCGCAGGTGCCCGGGGTGGCGAAGCTGGGTCCGGACGCGCTCCGCGCCGACCTGGCCACCTTCGCCGAGCGGTTGCGCAGCCGGCGCGGCCAGGTGAAGGGGGTGCTGACCGACCAGTCGGTGCTGGCCGGGGTCGGCAACGCGTACTCGGACGAGATCCTGCACGCCGCGAAGCTGTCCCCGTTCGCGATCACCGACCGGCTGACCGACGACCAGTTGGCCACCCTGCACGCGGCGACCCGGACGGTGCTCGGCGACGCGGTCCGGCGCTCGATGGGCCAGCGGGCCGCCGAGCTGAAGGGCGAGAAGCGCTCCGGCTTGAAGGTGCACGCCCGGACCGGGCTGCCGTGTCCGGTCTGCGGGGACACCGTGCGGGAGGTCTCCTTCGCCGACTCCAGCCTCCAGTACTGCCCCACCTGCCAGACCGGGGGCAAGCCGCTCGCTGACCGTCGGTTGTCCCGGCTCGTACGGTGA
- a CDS encoding CDP-alcohol phosphatidyltransferase family protein: MHSTTSAEPSRPTVADFHRVNRGGGLFSESISQWLGAAFALAAQRLGLRPTALSVANLLLGLAASVTVVALADRVAAGSVPAWVVGLVALVGWQVAYALDCADGQLARVTGQGSAAGARVDVLCDVAAQIALVTALGATAVAQRPSTPAWLVAVFAGTWMVNLVTSVMQAGPNAASMVTSTSLPVRLVKLVRDYGAVIFLAGLVLTFAPALMVWVIVAFTVVNGGFLLASIAFSARASLR; the protein is encoded by the coding sequence GTGCACTCGACCACCTCGGCTGAGCCGTCCCGCCCCACCGTCGCCGACTTCCACCGGGTCAACCGGGGCGGCGGCCTGTTCAGCGAGTCGATCAGCCAGTGGCTGGGCGCGGCCTTCGCGCTGGCCGCCCAGCGGCTGGGGCTGCGCCCCACCGCGCTGAGCGTCGCCAACCTGCTGCTCGGCCTGGCCGCCTCGGTGACCGTGGTGGCGCTGGCCGACCGGGTCGCCGCCGGGTCCGTCCCGGCCTGGGTCGTCGGGCTGGTCGCGCTGGTCGGCTGGCAGGTCGCGTACGCCCTGGACTGCGCCGACGGGCAGCTCGCCCGGGTGACCGGGCAGGGCAGCGCCGCCGGCGCGCGGGTCGACGTGCTCTGCGACGTGGCGGCCCAGATCGCGCTGGTCACCGCCCTCGGCGCGACCGCCGTGGCGCAGCGCCCGTCGACGCCGGCCTGGCTGGTGGCGGTCTTCGCCGGCACCTGGATGGTCAACCTGGTCACCTCGGTGATGCAGGCCGGCCCGAACGCGGCCAGCATGGTCACCTCGACCTCGCTGCCGGTACGCCTGGTGAAGCTGGTCCGCGACTACGGCGCGGTGATCTTCCTGGCCGGCCTGGTGCTGACCTTCGCCCCCGCCCTGATGGTCTGGGTGATCGTCGCCTTCACCGTCGTCAACGGCGGCTTCCTCCTCGCCAGCATCGCCTTCTCCGCCCGCGCCTCGCTCCGCTGA
- a CDS encoding sugar phosphate nucleotidyltransferase, which produces MIGMVLAAGAGRRLRPYTDTLPKALVPVDGDTTILDIALRNLAEVGLTEVVIVVGYAADAVVQRQAALEEKYGVTITLVHNDKAEEWNNAYSLWLAREHFARGVLLVNGDTVHPVSVEKTLLAQRGPGILLAIDTLKVLAEEEMKTTFDAAGQLTRITKLMDPGEAYGEYIGATLIEPQVADALADALETTWRRDPNLYYEDGYQEFSDRGGEVRAAPIGDVSWVEVDNHADLARAWEIACRY; this is translated from the coding sequence ATGATCGGGATGGTGCTCGCGGCCGGTGCGGGGCGCCGACTGCGCCCGTACACCGACACCCTGCCCAAGGCGTTGGTGCCGGTGGACGGTGACACCACCATCCTGGACATCGCGCTGCGCAACCTCGCCGAGGTCGGGCTGACCGAGGTGGTGATCGTGGTCGGCTACGCGGCGGACGCGGTCGTCCAGCGGCAGGCCGCCCTGGAGGAGAAGTACGGCGTGACGATCACGCTGGTGCACAACGACAAGGCCGAGGAGTGGAACAACGCCTACTCGCTCTGGCTGGCCCGGGAGCACTTCGCCCGGGGTGTGCTGCTGGTCAACGGCGACACCGTGCACCCGGTGAGCGTGGAGAAGACCCTGCTGGCCCAGCGCGGGCCGGGCATCCTGCTGGCCATCGACACCCTCAAGGTGCTGGCCGAGGAGGAGATGAAGACCACCTTCGACGCCGCCGGCCAGCTCACCCGGATCACCAAGCTGATGGACCCGGGCGAGGCGTACGGGGAGTACATCGGCGCGACGCTGATCGAGCCGCAGGTGGCCGACGCGCTCGCCGACGCGCTGGAGACGACCTGGCGGCGCGACCCGAACCTCTACTACGAGGACGGCTACCAGGAGTTCTCCGACCGGGGCGGCGAGGTGCGGGCGGCGCCGATCGGCGACGTCTCCTGGGTCGAGGTCGACAACCACGCCGACCTGGCCCGGGCGTGGGAGATCGCGTGCCGCTACTAG
- a CDS encoding cyclic nucleotide-binding/CBS domain-containing protein — MQVREAMSSEVLVVGPEHTLRQAARMMSARGVGSAVVIDPDSEGVGIMTERDVLNAIGAGLDCDVERTAAHLTWDVVYAGPDWTVEEAAAAMARGGFRHLVVLDGREVAGVISVRDLMRVWAREHAPTRV; from the coding sequence ATGCAGGTTCGGGAAGCGATGTCCAGTGAGGTTCTCGTGGTCGGCCCGGAGCACACGCTCCGGCAGGCGGCCCGGATGATGTCGGCCCGCGGTGTCGGGTCGGCGGTGGTGATCGATCCGGACTCCGAAGGAGTCGGGATCATGACGGAACGTGACGTGCTCAACGCGATCGGCGCGGGGTTGGACTGCGACGTCGAACGCACCGCGGCCCACCTGACCTGGGACGTGGTCTACGCCGGCCCGGACTGGACGGTGGAGGAGGCGGCGGCGGCCATGGCCCGCGGCGGCTTCCGGCACCTGGTGGTCCTCGACGGCCGGGAGGTCGCCGGGGTTATCTCGGTCCGGGACCTGATGCGGGTCTGGGCCCGGGAGCACGCCCCGACGAGGGTCTGA
- a CDS encoding iron-containing alcohol dehydrogenase family protein, with amino-acid sequence MPLLARTILTPLHIDVRRGAVADLAAILVDGRISAGGDVAVVVGPGQGEQIAELIRPSLRSADVFTVAGGTLEAADDLGAKLRARSYDAVVGIGGGKTIDVAKYAATRRGLPMVTMATSLANDGIASPVASLITDGIKGSYGVHIPIAVIVDLDFVEAGPERHNRAGIGDVVSNISALADWELARQVRGEPVDGLAASLARMGAEAVLAHRGDMTDDAFVTVLAEALISSGLAMAVCGTSRPSSGGCHEIMHAVDALFPGTASHGELAGLGALFCTFLRGDQRRFAEMSACLARHGLPRLPADVGLTDDRFVEAVQFAPATRPDRYTILEHLAMSPTETRERLADYAGALDHLG; translated from the coding sequence GTGCCGCTACTAGCCCGGACGATCCTCACCCCGCTGCACATCGACGTGCGGCGGGGCGCGGTGGCCGACCTGGCCGCGATCCTCGTCGACGGGCGGATCTCCGCGGGGGGCGACGTGGCGGTGGTGGTCGGGCCGGGGCAGGGCGAGCAGATCGCCGAGCTGATCCGGCCGTCGCTGCGCTCGGCGGACGTGTTCACCGTGGCCGGCGGCACCCTGGAGGCCGCCGATGACCTGGGCGCGAAGCTGCGGGCCCGCTCGTACGACGCCGTGGTGGGCATCGGCGGCGGCAAGACCATCGACGTGGCGAAGTACGCCGCCACCCGGCGCGGTCTGCCGATGGTGACCATGGCGACCAGCCTGGCCAACGACGGCATCGCCTCCCCGGTGGCCAGCCTCATCACCGACGGGATCAAGGGCTCGTACGGGGTGCACATCCCGATCGCGGTGATCGTCGACCTGGACTTCGTGGAGGCCGGCCCGGAGCGGCACAACCGGGCGGGCATCGGCGACGTGGTGAGCAACATCAGCGCGCTGGCCGACTGGGAGCTGGCCCGGCAGGTGCGCGGCGAGCCGGTCGACGGGCTGGCCGCCTCGCTGGCCCGGATGGGCGCCGAGGCGGTCCTCGCCCACCGCGGCGACATGACCGACGACGCGTTCGTCACCGTGCTCGCCGAGGCGCTGATCTCCAGCGGTTTGGCGATGGCGGTCTGCGGTACCAGCCGCCCGTCCAGCGGCGGCTGCCACGAGATCATGCACGCGGTCGACGCGCTCTTCCCCGGCACCGCCTCGCACGGCGAGCTGGCCGGCCTCGGGGCGCTCTTCTGCACCTTCCTCCGCGGCGACCAGCGGCGCTTCGCGGAGATGTCGGCCTGCCTGGCCCGGCACGGCCTGCCCCGGCTCCCGGCCGACGTGGGGCTGACCGACGACCGGTTCGTGGAGGCGGTGCAGTTCGCCCCGGCCACCCGGCCGGACCGCTACACCATCCTCGAACACCTCGCGATGTCGCCTACCGAGACGCGGGAGCGGCTGGCAGACTACGCCGGTGCACTCGACCACCTCGGCTGA
- a CDS encoding glycoside hydrolase family 26 protein — MKRVQGTVAILMGSVLALTACQQEAPAPITPAPPASATAPVQPRSVDGLATTGRGPEMPAKGAWLGAWVKPDWQTPDGRVNALTTFGEQTGGRVALAHMFHEWEEDFPGPTEHAMQAAGMLQMISWSGTDTRSITAGVYDQLIRQRAEGIKDFGVPVLLRWRWEMDRPNLRQSVRSPEDYVAAWKHIRAIFTEVGATNAAWVWCPHVLGFVESDRNAAAYYPGDDQVDWLCTDVYPGKDYVGFAEQMDTFMAFARNRPRPVLIGEFGVTHDGQPGQRGEWLREARAYVKRHPQIKAVVYFAAKQTKGPEYDSTFDDDPEGLAAYRELTSDPYFSAPVPTTTPGGPPS, encoded by the coding sequence ATGAAACGGGTCCAAGGCACGGTGGCAATCCTGATGGGATCGGTGCTGGCCCTGACGGCCTGCCAGCAGGAGGCACCGGCACCCATCACACCGGCCCCACCGGCCAGCGCGACCGCCCCGGTCCAGCCCCGGTCGGTGGACGGCCTGGCGACCACCGGGCGGGGCCCGGAGATGCCGGCGAAGGGCGCGTGGCTGGGTGCCTGGGTGAAGCCGGACTGGCAGACGCCCGACGGACGGGTCAACGCCCTGACGACCTTCGGCGAGCAGACCGGCGGCAGGGTGGCCCTGGCCCACATGTTCCACGAGTGGGAAGAGGACTTCCCGGGCCCCACCGAGCACGCGATGCAGGCGGCCGGGATGCTGCAGATGATCTCCTGGTCCGGTACCGACACCCGGTCCATCACGGCCGGCGTGTACGACCAGCTGATCCGGCAGCGGGCCGAGGGCATCAAGGACTTCGGGGTGCCGGTGCTGCTGCGCTGGCGGTGGGAGATGGACCGGCCCAACCTGCGCCAGAGCGTCCGGTCGCCCGAGGACTACGTGGCGGCGTGGAAGCACATCCGGGCCATCTTCACCGAGGTGGGGGCGACGAACGCCGCCTGGGTCTGGTGCCCGCACGTGCTCGGCTTCGTCGAGTCGGACCGGAACGCCGCCGCCTACTACCCGGGCGACGACCAGGTGGACTGGCTGTGCACGGACGTCTACCCGGGCAAGGACTACGTCGGCTTCGCCGAGCAGATGGACACCTTCATGGCCTTCGCCCGGAACCGGCCGCGGCCGGTCCTGATCGGCGAGTTCGGCGTCACCCACGACGGACAGCCGGGCCAGCGCGGCGAGTGGTTGCGGGAGGCCCGCGCCTACGTGAAGCGGCACCCGCAGATCAAGGCGGTGGTGTACTTCGCGGCCAAGCAGACCAAGGGGCCGGAATACGACAGCACCTTCGACGACGACCCCGAGGGCCTGGCCGCCTACCGCGAGCTCACCTCGGACCCGTACTTCTCGGCGCCGGTGCCGACGACCACGCCGGGAGGTCCGCCGAGCTGA
- a CDS encoding NUDIX hydrolase, giving the protein MPTEPLRCAGALIVNDDGRIFIQRRSPDRAIFPNCWDIVGGHLEPGEGVEEALRREVTEETGWSVSHVLGLVGEYRWAGDDGLERLETDFLVRVDGDLSRPRLEAGKHTEFRWLGEDDVALLDEHRHVNDGLIRRIAENGFAALRSIGL; this is encoded by the coding sequence GTGCCCACCGAGCCTCTCCGCTGCGCCGGCGCGCTGATCGTGAACGACGACGGCCGCATCTTCATCCAGCGCCGGTCCCCGGACCGGGCCATCTTCCCCAACTGCTGGGACATCGTCGGCGGTCATCTGGAACCGGGCGAGGGGGTGGAGGAGGCGCTGCGCCGCGAGGTCACCGAGGAGACCGGCTGGAGCGTCTCGCACGTCCTCGGGCTGGTCGGGGAGTACCGCTGGGCCGGCGACGACGGGCTGGAGCGGCTGGAGACCGACTTCCTGGTCCGGGTGGACGGCGATCTCAGCCGGCCCCGGCTGGAGGCGGGCAAGCACACCGAGTTCCGCTGGCTGGGCGAGGACGACGTCGCGCTGCTCGACGAGCACCGCCACGTCAACGACGGGCTGATCCGGCGGATCGCCGAGAACGGCTTCGCCGCGCTGCGGTCGATCGGTCTGTGA
- a CDS encoding malectin domain-containing carbohydrate-binding protein, which produces MLSASPALAAPGHDTVVSSVPAKNTPNIVDGTVFAIHDAGSKVIAGGSFTQVRNQDSTTDLPRKYLLAFDDAGTVDTAFAPVLDGDVSAIIAGPTAGTVYIAGDFNTVNGQNRRKVALLNVADGSLVTTFKGPGFNGLVNDIQKVGDRLLVAGVFTIAGTGVNRGGLASLNASTGAVDSYLTTNLTENHNWTAGSTGVAKAGVGGEKLAVSPDEKQLVVIGNFKKANGVLHDQIVRIDLGADSVSVADWNTDRYSPACKSSAFDSYIRDVAFAPNGKYFVVVTTGASYAGTLCDSAARWEADASGPGRQPTWVNYSGGDTFLSTGISEQAVYVGGHFRWANNPISRDMAGPGAVGRASIAALDPASGLPLSWNPGRNPRGYGVTEMLVTPQGLWLGSDQDWIGNYNYKRGKIAFFPLTGGNAPHSTATKGLPGNVYQAGRSAQTEVLYRVNAGGAAINATDGGPNWAGDTKAAPSTLHNSGNDVSTYTTNATVDSTVPSSTPITLFNSERWDLATAPDMQWDFPVAAGTRVDVRLYLANRYAGTATAGKRKFDVSIDGVLKLNDFDPVAATGGTNRGTMRSFSTVSDGVVDVDFGRVLENPLIQGIEIVKTAPTPTASDVVYRVNAGGPELIPASGPAWFGDSKTVPSAYHNTGNDVSTYTTNAIVDATVPAGTPIQLFNAERWDLSTTPDMQWDFPVPAGQQVQVRLYLANRYAGTATAGKRKFDVSIDGVLKLNDFDPVAATGGTNRGTMRAFAITSDGNVDIDFGRVLENPLIQGIEIVKLPPVPTGAAANAVTKRSYDGAGAVGGTVAVSNPDNTAWSTAKGAFWVGGDLFYGMNGQLYSRSFDGSTFGTPRKVDPYHDAKWDLVLTGSAPEGQTYAGVTTNYYSEIPNVTGMFYSGGRVYYTLAGQSSLFWRWFTPDTGTVGAERNTVAGTTAFADAGAIFLNGDTLYVVARRTGDLSSMAWSGGAPTGSATVRSGPSKDGVDWRGTAVFVGP; this is translated from the coding sequence GTGCTGTCCGCCAGCCCCGCGCTGGCCGCACCCGGCCACGACACCGTGGTCAGCAGCGTCCCTGCCAAGAACACGCCGAACATCGTGGACGGCACGGTCTTCGCCATCCACGACGCCGGCAGCAAGGTCATCGCGGGCGGGTCCTTCACCCAGGTACGGAACCAGGACTCGACCACCGACCTGCCCCGCAAGTACCTCCTCGCCTTCGACGACGCCGGCACGGTCGACACGGCGTTCGCCCCCGTGCTCGACGGCGACGTCTCGGCCATCATCGCCGGCCCCACCGCCGGCACCGTCTACATCGCCGGTGACTTCAACACCGTCAATGGGCAGAACCGCCGCAAGGTGGCGCTGCTCAACGTCGCCGACGGCTCGCTGGTCACCACCTTCAAGGGTCCGGGCTTCAACGGCCTGGTCAACGACATCCAGAAGGTCGGTGACCGGCTGCTGGTGGCCGGCGTCTTCACCATCGCCGGCACCGGGGTCAACCGCGGCGGCCTGGCCTCCCTGAACGCCAGCACCGGCGCGGTGGACAGCTACCTGACCACCAACCTGACCGAGAACCACAACTGGACCGCGGGCAGCACCGGCGTAGCGAAGGCGGGGGTGGGCGGGGAGAAGCTCGCTGTCTCCCCCGACGAGAAGCAGCTGGTCGTCATCGGCAACTTCAAGAAGGCCAACGGGGTCCTGCACGACCAGATCGTGAGAATCGACCTCGGTGCCGACTCGGTGAGCGTCGCCGACTGGAACACCGACCGGTACTCGCCGGCCTGCAAGTCCTCGGCGTTCGACTCGTACATCCGGGATGTGGCCTTCGCCCCGAACGGCAAGTACTTCGTGGTGGTGACCACCGGTGCCTCGTACGCCGGGACGCTCTGCGACTCGGCGGCCCGCTGGGAGGCCGACGCCTCCGGCCCCGGGCGGCAGCCCACCTGGGTGAACTACAGCGGCGGGGACACCTTCCTGTCCACCGGCATCAGCGAGCAGGCCGTCTATGTCGGCGGCCACTTCCGCTGGGCGAACAACCCGATCTCCCGCGACATGGCGGGGCCGGGCGCGGTCGGCCGGGCCAGCATCGCGGCCCTCGACCCGGCCAGCGGCCTGCCGCTGTCCTGGAACCCGGGCCGCAACCCCCGTGGGTACGGCGTCACCGAGATGCTGGTGACCCCGCAAGGGCTCTGGCTGGGCAGCGACCAGGACTGGATCGGCAACTACAACTACAAGCGGGGGAAGATCGCCTTCTTCCCGCTCACCGGCGGCAACGCTCCGCACTCCACCGCCACCAAGGGCCTGCCGGGCAACGTCTACCAGGCCGGCCGCTCGGCGCAGACCGAGGTGCTCTACCGGGTCAACGCCGGTGGTGCGGCCATCAACGCGACCGACGGCGGCCCGAACTGGGCCGGCGACACAAAGGCGGCGCCGAGCACTCTGCACAACAGCGGCAACGACGTCTCGACGTACACCACCAACGCGACGGTGGACTCGACCGTGCCGTCGAGCACGCCGATCACGCTGTTCAACAGCGAGCGCTGGGATCTGGCGACCGCCCCGGACATGCAGTGGGACTTCCCGGTCGCTGCCGGCACCCGCGTGGACGTCCGGCTCTACCTGGCCAACCGGTACGCCGGCACCGCCACGGCGGGCAAGCGGAAGTTCGACGTCAGCATCGACGGCGTGCTGAAGCTGAACGACTTCGACCCGGTGGCCGCCACCGGCGGCACCAACCGGGGCACCATGCGGTCGTTCTCGACGGTGAGCGACGGCGTCGTCGACGTCGACTTCGGCCGTGTGCTGGAGAACCCGCTGATCCAGGGCATCGAGATCGTCAAGACCGCGCCGACGCCCACCGCGTCCGACGTGGTCTACCGGGTCAACGCCGGCGGGCCGGAGCTCATCCCCGCCAGCGGGCCGGCCTGGTTCGGCGACAGCAAGACGGTGCCGAGCGCCTACCACAACACCGGCAATGACGTCAGCACGTACACCACCAACGCCATTGTCGACGCCACCGTGCCGGCGGGCACGCCGATCCAACTGTTCAACGCCGAGCGCTGGGACCTGTCCACCACCCCGGACATGCAGTGGGACTTCCCGGTCCCGGCGGGCCAGCAGGTCCAGGTCCGGCTCTACCTGGCCAACCGGTACGCCGGCACCGCCACGGCCGGCAAGCGGAAGTTCGACGTCAGCATCGACGGCGTGCTGAAGCTGAACGACTTCGACCCGGTGGCCGCCACCGGCGGCACCAACCGGGGCACCATGCGGGCCTTCGCCATCACCAGCGACGGCAACGTCGACATCGACTTCGGCCGCGTGCTGGAGAACCCGCTGATCCAGGGCATCGAGATCGTCAAGCTTCCGCCGGTGCCGACCGGCGCCGCCGCCAACGCCGTGACCAAGCGGTCGTACGACGGCGCAGGCGCGGTGGGCGGGACGGTCGCCGTGTCGAACCCCGACAACACCGCATGGTCGACGGCCAAGGGCGCGTTCTGGGTCGGCGGCGACCTGTTCTACGGGATGAACGGCCAGCTCTACAGCCGCTCGTTCGACGGCAGCACCTTCGGTACTCCACGCAAGGTGGACCCGTACCACGACGCGAAGTGGGACCTGGTCCTGACGGGCTCCGCCCCGGAGGGGCAGACGTACGCCGGGGTCACCACGAACTACTACTCCGAGATCCCGAACGTGACCGGCATGTTCTACAGCGGTGGCCGCGTCTACTACACCCTGGCCGGCCAGAGCAGCCTGTTCTGGCGCTGGTTCACCCCGGACACCGGCACGGTCGGCGCAGAGCGGAACACCGTCGCCGGGACGACCGCCTTCGCCGACGCCGGCGCCATCTTCCTGAACGGCGACACGCTGTACGTCGTCGCCCGGAGGACCGGCGACCTGTCCTCGATGGCCTGGTCGGGCGGCGCGCCGACCGGCTCGGCGACCGTGCGCAGCGGTCCCAGCAAGGACGGGGTCGACTGGCGGGGCACGGCCGTGTTCGTCGGCCCGTGA